The following are from one region of the Streptomyces decoyicus genome:
- a CDS encoding gas vesicle protein K produces the protein MTQEPVNPAAPVKPAFAEVAQAAARAFDLVPAGAEERRHGQDSSIAQRLKTDPETVERDLMKLVLTIVELLRQLMERTALHRVDQGDLSEEQEERVGMTLMILQDRMTELCERYGLTMEDLNLDLGPLGSLLPRDDVG, from the coding sequence ATGACGCAGGAACCGGTGAATCCGGCCGCGCCCGTGAAGCCCGCCTTCGCGGAGGTGGCGCAGGCGGCGGCACGGGCATTCGACCTGGTGCCGGCCGGGGCCGAGGAGCGTCGGCACGGGCAGGACAGCAGCATCGCCCAACGGCTGAAGACCGACCCGGAGACGGTCGAACGCGATCTCATGAAATTGGTGCTGACCATCGTGGAGCTCTTGCGGCAGCTCATGGAGCGCACCGCACTGCACCGCGTCGACCAGGGCGATCTGAGCGAGGAGCAGGAAGAGCGAGTCGGGATGACGCTGATGATTCTCCAGGACCGTATGACGGAACTCTGTGAGCGCTACGGGCTCACGATGGAGGACCTCAATCTCGATCTCGGTCCCCTTGGCTCCCTGTTGCCGCGCGATGACGTCGGCTGA